In one window of Arctopsyche grandis isolate Sample6627 chromosome 6, ASM5162203v2, whole genome shotgun sequence DNA:
- the LOC143913556 gene encoding uncharacterized protein LOC143913556 → MSVHTGVKLHKCDMCLKSFKSKSELSRHMSTHTGLKPHKCNICSKSFTRKLSLSTHMYVHTGEYPYKCDVCIISFTEKFSLIKHARRHFGEKQFKCDICLKSFTRKQSLGIHMIVHTREYPHTCDICSKTFTTKYNLVTHMIVHSQGYIHCEICSKSFLRKFDLGAHMSIHTGTKAHKCNVCLNSFSRKNNLVRHMKIHSGEKPFECDICLKTFAHKSVLVEHFKCHTGDKPHKCDICLKSFSLKSNLTKHVKFHSVLKPFKCDICLKSFKMRFELGKHISTHSGVKPHKCGVCSRSFTRKHNLTAHMNAHTSSPSRAMSSQNVGN, encoded by the coding sequence ATGAGTGTTCATACCggggtaaagctacacaaatgtgatatgtgtttaaaatcattcaaatcaAAATCTGAACTCAGTAGACATATGAGTACTCATACTGGGCTAAAGCcgcacaaatgtaacatttgttcaaaatcatttactaggaAACTTAGTCTCAGTACACACATGTATGTGCATACTGGGGAATatccatacaaatgtgacgtttgcaTAATATCATTTACTGAGAAATTTAGCCTTATAAAACATGCGAGACGTCATTTCGGAGAAAAACAgtttaaatgtgatatttgtttaaaatcatttacgagGAAACAAAGTCTCGGTATCCACATGATTGTTCATACTCGGGAATATCCGCACACATGTGATATTTgctcaaaaacatttactacgaAATATAATCTCGTTACACACATGATAGTTCATAGCCAGGGGTATATACACTGCgagatttgttcaaaatcattccttagaaaatTCGACCTCGGTGCACATATGAGCATTCATACCGGGACAAAGGCACACAAATGTAACGTTTGTTTGAATTCATTTTCCAGAAAAAATAATCTCGTGCGACATATGAAAATCCACTCTGGAGAAAAACCGTtcgaatgtgatatttgtttaaaaacatttgcTCATAAGTCCGTACTTGTGGAGCATTTCAAATGTCACACCGGAGACAAAccgcacaaatgtgacatttgcttaaaatcattttcgtTGAAATCCAACCTTACAAAACATGTGAAATTCCACTCTGTATTgaaaccgttcaaatgtgatatttgtttaaaatcgttcaagATGAGATTTGAACTTGGCAAACATATTAGTACGCATAGTGGGgtgaagccacacaaatgtggcgTTTGTTCGAGATCTTTTACTAGGAAACACAATCTCACTGCTCACATGAACGCCCACACTTCTTCTCCTTCACGTGCCATGTCCTCCCAGAACGTCGGCAACTAG
- the LOC143913478 gene encoding uncharacterized protein LOC143913478 isoform X2, translated as MECRLCLCSAPAGSFVSIHGDSHPTHLVQRIWTCCHLRIRTDGHLPEMICHSCVNNLELLNSFRNGCLRSDKASRMRSDRSMTVKPEEVMLEDLKWEDESGACFPPNISSSPVDGEIHGGKITSNDNIAEMLDPITIPAEELPLRKALEKICPTSSKLDYKINFQDKPFAPEQIVTQKTSHTRKRLNECDVCSKTFNKKQSLTAHMSVHAGVKLHKCDICSKSFTLRYTLVRHMICHSGDKPFKCDICSKSFPRKFNLGLHMNIHSEVRPHKCDLCSKSFNNKSTFVKHVKRHSGGKPFKCDICLKSFAIKFNLRKHIKSIHNGEKPHKCDICSKSFNTKHNLGSHMIVHTRVYTHKCEICSKSFLRKRDVSVHMSIHTGIKAHKCDICLKSYISKNSLLAHYISHSGEKPFKCDICLKSFAFKYTLLVHLKCHTGVKPHKCDVCFRSFTLKSNLTKHMKLHSGEKPFKCDICLKSFTLKFNLGKHMSIHTRVKSHVCVICSKSFSSKRSLGTHMYIHTEVSQTNKVLV; from the exons atggagtgcagactttgcctgTGCTCTGCTCCAGCAGGGTCCTTCGTCTCTATCCATGGCGATTCTCATCCAACTCATTTggtgcaacgcatttggacctgctgtcatCTGCGG ATTAGGACAGATGGTCATTTGCCAGAGATGATATGCCATTCGTGTGTCAACAATTTGGAGTTGCTTAACAGCTTCCGAAATGGTTGTCTTCGGAGTGACAAAGCTTCTAGGATGAGATCAGACAGGTCTATGACTGTCAAGCCGGAGGAAGTTATGCTGGAAGATTTAAAATGGGAAGATGAATCAGGTGCTTGTTTTCCACCAAACATTTCTAGTTCACCGGTCGATGGCGAG ATACATGGAGGAAAAATTACTTCAAATGATAACATAGCAGAAATGCTAGATCCCATTACTATTCCTGCGGAAGAATTACCACTACGAAAAGCTTTAGAAAAAATATGCCCTACAAGTTCTAAATTGgactataaaattaatttccaaGACAAACCATTTGCTCCTGAACAGATTGTGACACAGAAGACATCTCATACTCGAAAAAGGCTTAATGaatgtgacgtttgttcaaAGACATTTAATAAGAAACAAAGCCTGACTGCGCACATGAGTGTTCATGCAGGagtaaagctacacaaatgtgatatttgttcaaaatcatttactctacGATATACCCTTGTCAGACATATGATATGCCATTCTGGTGAtaaaccgttcaaatgtgatatttgctcgAAATCATTCCCGAGAAAATTTAACCTCGGCTTACACATGAATATTCATAGTGAGGTGAGGCCGCATAAATGTGACCTTTGTTCGAAGTCATTTAATAACAAATCTACCTTTGTAAAACATGTAAAACGCCACTCTGGAGGaaaaccattcaaatgtgatatttgcttaaaatcgttCGCGATAAAATTCAACCTTCGTAAGCACATTAAGAGTATTCATAATGgagaaaagccacacaaatgtgacatttgttcaaaatcattcaataCGAAACACAATCTAGGTTCCCACATGATTGTTCACACTCGGGTATatacacacaaatgtgaaatttgttcgaaatcattccttagaaaaCGTGACGTCAGTGTACACATGAGTATTCATACCGGGATAAAAgcacataaatgtgacatttgtttaaaatcatatatcaGTAAAAATAGCCTATTGGCACATTACATATCTCATTCTGgagaaaaaccgttcaaatgtgatatctgtttaaaatcatttgctttTAAGTATACACTTTTGGTGCATTTAAAATGTCATAcaggggtaaagccacacaaatgtgacgtttgctTTAGATCATTTACCTTAAAATCCAACCTTACGAAACATATGAAATTACACTCCGgagaaaaaccgttcaaatgtgatatttgtttaaaatcattcacgtTGAAATTCAACCTCGGTAAACATATGAGTATTCATACTCGGGTGAAGTCACATGTATGtgttatttgttcaaaatctttttcttcaaaaCGAAGTCTCGGTACTCACATGTATATTCATACTGAAGTAAGTCAGACAAATAAGGTGCTTGTTTAA
- the LOC143913544 gene encoding KRAB-A domain-containing protein 2-like has product MECRLCLCSAPAESLVSIHDDPHPPHLAQRIWTCCHLRIRTGDELPDMICRSCVNNLELLDSFRSTCLRSDKTSRLRSDETLTVKPEEAFLEDLKWEHETGAYFPPIISSSPDDGEKILSKMKEDMKKTFYEILSKTMPIKNNAAMNLKKYNTLIQQVKEARKGDKMKNKHWLLKHYDVLTLGGKEHLISPVVNSTQTLYYIPTEEMFDILFDTHQAIGHGGRDRMRKELQRKYKNIMYHEIQSFLNICEPCLQKRKTEKKGLVVKPMIFSHFNSRCQVDLIDFQSQADGEYKFIMVYQDHFTKFVILRALKSKKVEEVASQLLSIFFLFGAPAVLQFDNGREFCNNIIENLKPIWPGLKIVHGKPQHTQSQGIVERANQDVENMLKAWMLDQHCNNWSKGLDYVQFMKNKAFHSGIKPYEAIFPV; this is encoded by the exons ATGGAGTGTCGACTTTGCCTCTGCTCTGCTCCAGCCGAGTCCctcgtctccatccatgacgaccctcatccaccTCATTTGGCGCAGCgtatttggacctgctgtcatCTGCGT ATTAGGACAGGTGACGAGCTGCCAGATATGATATGCCGTTCAtgtgtcaacaatctggaattgctcgaCAGCTTTCGAAGCACTTGTCTTCGGAGTGACAAAACTTCGAGGCTGAGATCTGACGAGACTTTGACTGTCAAGCCGGAGGAAGCATTCCTGGAAGATTTAAAATGGGAACACGAAACGGGTGCTTATTTTCCACCAATCATTTCTAGTTCACCGGACGATGGCGag aaaattctaTCGAAGATGAAGGAAGACATGAAGAAaactttttatgaaattttatcaaAGACAATGCCAATTAAGAATAACGCCGCAatgaacttaaaaaaatataataccttaaTACAACAAGTGAAAGAGGCAAGAAAAGgagataaaatgaaaaacaagCATTGGCTGCTAAAACATTATGATGTACTAACTTTGGGTGGAAAGGAGCATCTCATTTCCCCGGTAGTGAATTCAACCCAAACTCTCTATTATATTCCTACTGAAGAGATGttcgatattttatttgacaCCCATCAAGCTATCGGTCACGGAGGACGGGATAGAATGAGAAAAGAGTTGCAacggaaatataaaaatattatgtatcacGAAATTCAATCGTTTCTGAATATTTGCGAGCCATGCTTGCAGAAGCGAAAGACAGAAAAAAAAGGTCTTGTGGTAAAACCGATGATATTTTCCCACTTCAACAGCAGATGCCAGGTGGACCTGATTGATTTCCAATCTCAAGCAGACGGGGAGTATAAATTTATTATGGTTTATCAAGATCACTttacaaaatttgtcatcctGAGAGCGCTGAAAAGCAAAAAAGTCGAAGAAGTGGCGAGTCAACTTCtcagcatattttttttatttggagcACCGGCAGTATTACAATTTGACAATGGACGTgagttttgtaataatattatagaaaatcTAAAACCAATTTGGCCTGGGTTAAAAATCGTACACGGCAAACCTCAACACACCCAGTCACAAGGCATTGTGGAGAGAGCTAATCAAGATGTAGAAAACATGCTGAAGGCATGGATGTTGGACCAACACTGTAACAATTGGAGCAAAGGGCTGGATTACgtccaatttatgaaaaataaggCATTCCATTCAGGGATCAAACCGTACGAAGCAATTTTCCCCGTATGA